Within Sardina pilchardus chromosome 21, fSarPil1.1, whole genome shotgun sequence, the genomic segment ACTTTACCGGTCTCTCGAGCTGCTCTGTAGTTAGTTGCCGTGCCTCTAAGTCTCCACAACCCAGCCACTGGGTTACCTGTCTGGAATGCAGTCTGCTCAAAGAACACGCTGTCAGCCAGTTGCTCCTTCATGcgccgctcctcctcctgcggCCGGGGGTTTGGGGCCTCCTGCGCCGAGGAGGGCAGCAGCGTGGCCATCACCTCCTTTTTGCCAAGAGCCTTCCTCTGGCTCTGCTCCGACACCTGCAGCCGGAACTTGTCGATCACCCCATAGTGGCAGGCACGCACGTCTCTGTGTCGGATCACGCTGAATAGAGACAAACAGGGCCCGGGATGTGGTGTTGTTAGATGTGAACTACACAGCATGTAGCGAGGACTCTCACAtcagaaaacaacaacacttaCATGTCAACGCAGCATTGTGGTTTGACGGCCCCTGTGGCATCCACCACCGCATATTTGTTTGGCGCTGTGCACAGTACTGACAAAACAACATTCCACGGTTAACCAAAGCTGCACTACTCTGTATTTACCATAGAATATATCTATACAGTGAGTCATTTCCCCCTTACTCCTTATCTCAGCATACTTTGGGAAGCTTGGTTAAATTGACGGGACTGGTATGTCACTCTCTGGCTTCTGGATTCAACTCACCTTTGAACTTAAGGGCAAATTCGTAAGGGTTGTAGAGGGTGAGCACCTGCTTGTGGGAGGCTTGCTCATCAGCATAGAAGAACAGCTCAGTGGGGAACACAAACACGGGAAGGCTTCCTTCCACGAGGTCAGGCTGCCGGCTCTGCTGCTGCATTGACTCGGAGCTGAGCTCTCCTTCCTCCGGGTGTCCTGCCCGTTCTGGGAATCCCCACCTGGGCGGTTGTCTGTTTCTAAGCTCTGAAGGTGCAGAAACCTCCCCTTCAGATGCAGCTAGCTTTACCCTTTCAGCTCCTTAAAACCATGTCTTGCACCCTGAGAGACAAAACAAGACAATAACAGAACATCAAACACTTTCAATGATAAAAGGACAAAAACAAGAGTGGCACTTTTATGACATTAAAGGTTTTAAATGTGTTAATGTTTGAAAGGTTTGCACCAACACTGATACTAGGAAAACAAACTGCACCCAGTAAACAGGTGCGCAGCACGACAGTTACAAGTAAGACACTTCCTGCCCCAATTCGGAACTCTGGCAGCATAGCTGTAAAACGACCATCACAATACAACTGTTCAGAAAGAGTAGATTGTAGATGACAAAATTAACAGTCGTTGACTTTATGTCTTCTCAGGAAAACAACTTTTGAAGGCTCCACGTGGCTGATCACGTGAGCTTGTTTACTGAAGAAAGCATTTGTCCTCATGTTAATTAATGCTTAATCGAAACAAATAATTGACTGATACTGTGTATCTTCGGATGGGACATTTCGTTATATGATTTAATATTTGATCAATTCTAGCGTTTCCTATTTGGACAACCACTTTTTTTCCGAGTATTCAACCCACCCCGATTAATGGTAGATCTGTGTAGCAGTCCATAGCCCCTTTGACCCGAATTGACTGCATGGAATCATTACTGTATAGCTAGCAGCTACTGGGTGGTTTCCTTTTGTTTACTCGGTAGAACTGCCTTTCTCGAGGATCTCCTAACCATTACACATAGGATGTATTCTATCATTCTATCTATGTATCACCTATTAACAGCAGTCCCTTTTCAAGACACTTATAGTTTGAGTTGAGACAACATATTACAGACATTTAAAAATATTGAGCTAGCAAAACAGCTGTGACGTTAACTATCGAACATAAGATGATACTGCTAACGTTAGCCTCCCAAACAGACGTGTCAGTAAGAGTAACATTAACGGCTAGTCATCGCAAATTTAGTAAAGGACTACATTGTCATTTACAAACGCTATTACTTATAAGATacattgtgtgttttcttgaCAACAGTGCAAGTGGGTGTACATAAATGCAATCCCTGGTGGAAAGCATAATAGCTACCTGACTAGCTAACGTTATATGAAATGCACAACCGTTCAGAGAAATATCTCATGACAGGAATAGATCTCAGGAAATTGCCCATTAATGTGGCACCAATGTTTACTTTACCGTAATACTGTACTTGATTATTTCAACCAATGTGATGGAACTGTCATAACCTAAACAACTAGCGAATCTTGCTAATATAGCTAGCTACCGTTAGCTAATATTAGGTGTGCAGCAAGAGTAGAAATAAACATAGCCGATAGCTGACATGCTAACGAATGGACAAGCTTTTTAAACGTCTGTTAACTATTGTATGCTCAAAATGTAATGACATTATTGGGTCATATAATAACCTGGATAATAACGAGTGCGCCTTAAAGAGTGTTTACCTTAATCGTGTCTGTACCTCGTGTGAAACGGTCAGATATTGTGCAAATCCCAccctgtttttctgttttctttgtcAGTATGCTGCAGATTGCTTAGTGAATGCTGGGATAGTGGAGGGCTCAGGAATTCCGCCAGAGCAGTTCAATGACGTAACCAACGATCATACATTGATGTACAGACTGTACTCTTATATCTTAAACATTTTCCAAACAGAAATTTTAGAAATGCAGCTTATAGCGTTGTGGAAAGTATGCTTGCAGTACACATACCTCAACCCGAGTTTCCTTATTACACGTTGCAGAGGATGCTCCTTTTATAGCTACATGGTTTATTTGTCAGAATTTGATATGTAAACATAGCCTCCTAGTGACAGATCTGCTAGCTCTTAACTTTTCAAAGTTCTGTGTAATCAAAATTCTCCCAACTGACACCACTGCATTTTGCATGCAGTCAACACAAGTCATAAATGGTCAGATGCACTCATAATGCCTGTTGTCAACATGACAACGCACGTACTACACGTGTAGCCCACATAAAGTTTCTGACCTGTAATGAAAATAAGAGAGCACAAAGTGCATGTAAGTTTTGTTTTCTAGACAACAAAGAGGTAAGTCGTAAGGTAATCATTTGCAGGAAGCAATTGCCTCAATAAGTTGATAGTTTTCACTCGATGTGCTCCATATTCATCTTGAAGGCCATTGTCACTCCATGAGGTCCTTCGAGTAGGCTTGCTTTCTACTGCACACAGGTTGCTCATTGGGGGAGGGGTTATACGTTTTGTGACTAATATTTTAATTACAAcaattaaatgtatttatgtgta encodes:
- the mospd1 gene encoding motile sperm domain-containing protein 1 isoform X2; this translates as MQQQSRQPDLVEGSLPVFVFPTELFFYADEQASHKQVLTLYNPYEFALKFKVLCTAPNKYAVVDATGAVKPQCCVDIVIRHRDVRACHYGVIDKFRLQVSEQSQRKALGKKEVMATLLPSSAQEAPNPRPQEEERRMKEQLADSVFFEQTAFQTESRAVSGGPSLLTVLLGLVCMAALMLPTLGEQESTVPVYLHLSVNKKLVAAYVLGLLTMVILRT
- the mospd1 gene encoding motile sperm domain-containing protein 1 isoform X1; translation: MQQQSRQPDLVEGSLPVFVFPTELFFYADEQASHKQVLTLYNPYEFALKFKVLCTAPNKYAVVDATGAVKPQCCVDIVIRHRDVRACHYGVIDKFRLQVSEQSQRKALGKKEVMATLLPSSAQEAPNPRPQEEERRMKEQLADSVFFEQTAFQTGNPVAGLWRLRGTATNYRAARETESRAVSGGPSLLTVLLGLVCMAALMLPTLGEQESTVPVYLHLSVNKKLVAAYVLGLLTMVILRT